From the Marinomonas sp. THO17 genome, one window contains:
- a CDS encoding ABC transporter substrate-binding protein yields the protein MRTLLFVCFLMSCSKTLAEVPTVWFGKTNASRVLVINSALDLSSFEPILQRFVEQYPDIRVAYRDVNTLELYYLTIDQQPNPEASLAISSAMDLHFKLVNDGYAQTYESTNTENLPSDYKWRNQLFAFSLEPIVMLVNKKAFPGPLPQDRQSLLQTIRQYGPEMTKRIGTYDIRQSGVGYLLASQDARQADLTWGRLLEAFGSHDVQTYCCTHNIIDDVADGKLVLGYNLLGSYASQRAKDDDRLEMILPKDFTLMLMRAALIPKGAPNPTDAGLFIDFLLSDQAQAMMQQQGLLFPIRPDEQNKEDPFVVSAPGPTGIIELDQQLLVGRDYAKQQRFIRNWEIAFEINQQE from the coding sequence ATGAGAACCCTGCTGTTTGTTTGCTTTTTAATGTCCTGTTCTAAGACGTTGGCCGAAGTGCCAACGGTATGGTTTGGAAAAACCAATGCATCGCGCGTCTTGGTGATTAACTCGGCGTTGGATTTAAGCTCATTTGAACCGATTCTGCAGCGTTTTGTTGAGCAGTATCCTGACATCCGAGTGGCGTATCGTGATGTGAATACACTGGAATTGTATTATCTCACCATAGACCAACAGCCTAACCCTGAAGCCAGTTTGGCGATCAGCAGTGCGATGGATTTACACTTTAAATTGGTCAACGATGGTTATGCTCAAACCTATGAATCGACCAATACGGAAAATTTGCCCAGCGACTATAAATGGCGTAATCAATTGTTTGCTTTTTCGCTTGAGCCGATTGTTATGCTGGTGAACAAAAAAGCCTTTCCAGGCCCTTTACCTCAAGACAGGCAATCCCTATTACAGACGATTCGTCAATATGGCCCAGAGATGACCAAGCGAATTGGTACCTACGATATTCGCCAAAGTGGAGTTGGTTATTTGTTAGCCAGTCAGGATGCCAGACAGGCGGATTTAACATGGGGACGCTTGTTAGAAGCCTTCGGCAGTCATGATGTGCAAACCTATTGTTGTACTCATAATATTATTGATGATGTGGCTGATGGTAAGCTGGTGTTGGGTTATAACTTGTTGGGCTCTTATGCGTCGCAAAGAGCAAAAGACGATGACAGGTTAGAAATGATTCTGCCTAAAGATTTTACCTTAATGTTGATGCGTGCCGCCTTGATTCCAAAAGGTGCGCCTAATCCAACGGATGCGGGTTTATTTATTGACTTTTTATTGTCAGACCAAGCACAAGCTATGATGCAGCAACAAGGTCTGCTTTTTCCCATTCGACCCGATGAGCAAAATAAAGAGGATCCATTTGTGGTGAGCGCACCGGGACCAACCGGCATCATAGAGTTGGATCAGCAATTATTGGTAGGGCGTGATTATGCAAAACAACAGCGTTTCATCCGTAACTGGGAAATCGCCTTTGAGATTAATCAGCAGGAATGA
- a CDS encoding AraC family transcriptional regulator: MRDALEILSYRDTARAHLHQHTQIVLPLSGQLNLEVEGQQANIQLGQACMISKQQAHTHLALEDNQCLILNALPVWDEKLISTKAFIDLTPQAQTYLPFLASLVKDNDKFRKQQALALLESLLPIPNEHIFKSDQRLQKAIHLLKQIENLEMSIAQVAQEVHLSQSQLTVLFKRHLQVTPKQYQRAQQLKQAKYWLQQSNKSLEQVAEKVGLSNASALVRLFRQYENTTPGQYRLIPAD, translated from the coding sequence ATGCGCGATGCCCTTGAAATCCTATCTTATCGAGATACTGCGAGAGCACATTTGCATCAGCACACACAAATTGTTTTGCCTCTTTCGGGCCAACTCAATCTGGAAGTCGAAGGTCAACAAGCCAATATTCAACTGGGCCAAGCCTGTATGATTTCCAAACAACAAGCGCATACTCATTTGGCATTAGAGGATAATCAATGCCTGATTCTTAATGCGCTCCCCGTTTGGGATGAAAAACTCATTAGCACAAAGGCTTTTATTGACTTAACACCGCAAGCACAAACCTACTTGCCTTTTCTTGCCAGCTTAGTAAAAGACAATGATAAGTTTCGCAAACAACAGGCTTTAGCGTTACTAGAGAGCTTACTCCCTATTCCTAATGAACATATTTTCAAGTCCGATCAGAGATTGCAAAAAGCGATTCATCTACTCAAACAGATTGAAAACCTAGAAATGAGCATTGCACAAGTCGCCCAAGAAGTGCATTTAAGCCAAAGCCAACTAACGGTATTGTTTAAGCGTCATTTACAGGTGACACCCAAGCAATACCAGAGAGCACAACAACTAAAGCAAGCCAAGTACTGGCTTCAACAGAGTAATAAAAGCTTAGAGCAAGTAGCCGAAAAAGTGGGATTGTCTAATGCCAGTGCATTGGTCCGTTTATTCCGCCAATACGAAAACACCACGCCAGGACAATATCGCCTCATTCCTGCTGATTAA
- a CDS encoding tripartite tricarboxylate transporter TctB family protein, which yields MRVNDRVFGMLMLILAVAYGWQATQFPVPFGGHESVGPETFPIMLSIILGISSIYMMVRPDEDEKWAPAAMLVELTVVVLSMLAFAWAIEPIGFMPAAALVVSFLCWRMGASITKSVITGVVSSVSIFLLFNNVLELALPLGLLEF from the coding sequence ATGCGCGTGAATGATCGTGTGTTTGGCATGCTGATGCTAATTCTTGCCGTAGCATACGGCTGGCAAGCGACCCAATTTCCTGTGCCTTTTGGTGGTCATGAAAGTGTTGGGCCAGAAACTTTCCCCATCATGCTGTCTATTATCTTAGGGATCAGTTCAATTTACATGATGGTGCGTCCTGATGAAGACGAAAAATGGGCGCCAGCTGCCATGTTAGTTGAACTGACCGTCGTTGTGCTGTCTATGCTGGCATTCGCTTGGGCAATTGAGCCAATTGGTTTTATGCCTGCAGCGGCTTTAGTAGTGAGTTTCTTATGTTGGCGAATGGGAGCCAGTATCACCAAGAGTGTGATTACCGGTGTCGTCAGCTCAGTCAGTATCTTCTTGCTGTTTAATAATGTGCTTGAGCTAGCACTGCCTCTCGGTTTGTTGGAGTTTTAA
- a CDS encoding sensor histidine kinase: MWQKSLSPQNLSEEEKQALKNAPSLRFRFIIAGVLVIGVIAVIAVNLIFDYSRQLADLSYDRLLRSALLQMDENIVLIDNQISVDIPWSAFATLAQADEDRVFYKVESQEQGFITGYESLVSTPPEPPELDQIQFYNQEYSGESVRFAWLERHLTDPESAQTVRILLGQTRLSRERMATSITQRALEVVIVIALVAIALIIFGSHLVLRPLHRIEWALEERVMGDLTPITLNTPKETHHLKVAINHFMERLQSNLEQLENYTADAAHQLRTPLASLKALAENARDHTSPEKQHIALENIVRQCDDLSQTVTLLLNQAVVSHRLQTHRLEAIDLLVPIKASCREHAVTALHHGVHLSFEASVPQAWVLGDAFAMQQMMQNLLENAVRYSGQAGDEEKEVIVMVTESEKSFRIQVIDYGDGIADDEKERVFERFYRARYDIAGSGVGLSMVKDILDYHHATISILDTRPKGTTFQVEIEKLKGFREHRQ, from the coding sequence ATGTGGCAGAAATCACTCAGTCCGCAAAATCTGAGTGAAGAAGAAAAGCAGGCGCTGAAAAACGCGCCTTCTTTACGCTTCCGATTCATCATTGCGGGTGTTTTAGTGATAGGCGTCATTGCTGTTATCGCGGTGAATTTGATTTTCGATTACAGTCGTCAGCTTGCCGATTTATCTTACGATCGTTTGCTGCGCAGTGCGTTACTGCAAATGGATGAAAATATTGTCTTGATTGATAACCAAATCAGCGTGGATATTCCTTGGTCGGCGTTTGCCACCCTAGCACAAGCCGATGAAGACAGAGTGTTTTACAAGGTGGAAAGTCAGGAACAAGGCTTTATCACAGGTTATGAAAGCTTAGTTTCAACTCCACCAGAGCCCCCTGAATTAGATCAAATCCAGTTTTATAATCAAGAGTATTCCGGTGAATCGGTGCGTTTCGCTTGGTTAGAACGTCATCTTACTGACCCTGAAAGTGCGCAAACCGTTCGAATTTTACTGGGTCAAACGCGTCTCTCTCGTGAACGCATGGCAACTTCGATTACGCAACGGGCATTAGAGGTGGTGATCGTTATTGCTTTGGTGGCAATCGCCTTGATTATCTTCGGCAGTCATTTGGTGTTGCGTCCTTTGCATCGTATTGAATGGGCCCTAGAAGAGCGGGTCATGGGAGACTTAACCCCTATTACATTGAACACACCCAAAGAAACTCATCATCTTAAAGTGGCGATTAATCACTTCATGGAGCGCTTGCAAAGTAACCTTGAGCAGCTTGAAAATTATACCGCGGATGCAGCCCATCAGTTGCGAACTCCATTAGCCAGTCTTAAGGCTCTAGCAGAGAATGCCCGCGATCATACCTCCCCGGAAAAACAACATATTGCCTTAGAAAATATTGTCAGACAATGTGATGATTTAAGCCAAACGGTCACCTTGTTATTGAATCAGGCGGTGGTTTCTCATCGTTTACAAACCCATCGACTAGAGGCGATTGATTTGCTGGTCCCCATAAAAGCGTCTTGTCGTGAACACGCAGTAACGGCTTTGCATCATGGGGTACATTTGTCCTTTGAAGCGTCGGTGCCACAAGCTTGGGTTTTAGGTGACGCTTTTGCCATGCAGCAAATGATGCAAAATTTGCTTGAGAATGCTGTACGTTATAGTGGTCAAGCAGGAGATGAAGAGAAAGAAGTGATTGTTATGGTGACAGAATCAGAGAAGAGCTTTCGAATCCAAGTGATAGATTATGGTGATGGTATTGCCGATGATGAGAAAGAAAGGGTCTTCGAACGATTCTATCGCGCTCGCTATGACATTGCTGGAAGTGGAGTGGGCTTATCTATGGTAAAAGACATTCTGGATTATCATCACGCGACCATCAGCATTCTGGATACCCGGCCTAAAGGCACCACATTCCAAGTCGAGATTGAAAAGCTGAAGGGCTTTCGGGAGCACCGTCAATGA
- a CDS encoding response regulator transcription factor has protein sequence MRILVVEDTQVLGQAICERLTSLGHGVDLICDGKQADHMLKYQAVDLILLDLNLPGLSGLQLLQKLRQRDDDTPVLILTARDQIEDRIRLLDAGADDYLTKPFDFGELEARCRALLRRKQGYAANVTEHGNIRVNRDSRQVFVNDELTAITNREFRLLEIFLGHLGRVLSKDEITDHLFNFDETPGPNAIELYVGRLRKKLAMGDLRISTLRGIGYVAEITQSAKSE, from the coding sequence ATGCGAATTTTAGTGGTTGAAGATACGCAAGTGTTAGGACAAGCAATTTGTGAAAGGCTAACCAGCCTTGGCCATGGAGTAGATCTGATCTGTGATGGCAAGCAAGCGGATCATATGCTTAAGTATCAAGCAGTCGACTTGATACTCTTGGATTTAAACTTGCCAGGTTTGTCTGGCTTACAACTCTTACAAAAACTCCGTCAGCGAGATGACGATACGCCAGTGCTTATTTTAACGGCGCGAGATCAAATTGAAGATCGTATTCGTTTATTGGACGCCGGAGCCGATGATTACCTGACCAAGCCTTTTGATTTTGGTGAGCTGGAAGCACGTTGTCGCGCCTTGTTGAGACGAAAGCAAGGTTATGCTGCGAATGTTACCGAACATGGTAATATTCGGGTGAATCGTGACAGTCGCCAAGTGTTTGTCAATGATGAACTCACCGCCATTACCAACAGAGAGTTTCGCTTGTTGGAAATCTTTTTAGGCCATCTAGGTCGTGTTTTGAGTAAGGACGAAATAACCGATCATTTGTTTAATTTTGATGAAACACCTGGGCCCAATGCTATTGAGTTGTATGTTGGACGTTTACGAAAAAAATTAGCGATGGGGGATTTGCGAATTAGTACCTTACGAGGAATCGGTTATGTGGCAGAAATCACTCAGTCCGCAAAATCTGAGTGA
- a CDS encoding tripartite tricarboxylate transporter permease has product MDTISLLMQGFAVALSPESIMFAVTGAILGTLIGALPGLGPANGVAILIPLAFSLGLSPTSSLILLTSVYAGAMYGGRISSILLNIPGDEPAMMTCLDGYPMAVKGKAAEALAISAIASFIGSFIATIGLVILAPILAKFALKFGPSEYFALFALAFATLGGITGKNQFKTLMAAAIGLMIATVGIDISTGVQRYTFNTLELFEGVDFIIAIVGLFAISELLFFLERHAGDGLKQVAINKLKLSAQDIIKVLPASIRGALLGFVSGVLPGAGASLGSFISYTLEKRTSDKGEFGKGDPRGVAAPEAGNNGAASGALVPMLTLGVPGSGTTAVLLAMLISLNISPGPMLFQQNADLVWGVIAAMFVGNLVLLLLNIPMVGIFVKLLSIPPKYLMPIVTLIASVGIYSVSHSALDLYFMVGFGVAGYIFRKVDIPLVPIILGMLLGPEMEKSLRHALVLSDGDWTVLLNSGLSIGLWLVAILGLVLPILIGPIVRAKMAKSKHVGD; this is encoded by the coding sequence ATGGATACGATCAGCTTATTGATGCAGGGCTTTGCCGTTGCATTATCGCCCGAAAGTATTATGTTTGCCGTGACAGGTGCCATCTTAGGGACATTAATTGGTGCTTTGCCGGGCCTAGGTCCAGCCAATGGTGTGGCGATTCTTATTCCTTTGGCATTCAGCTTGGGCTTGTCGCCAACCTCTTCTTTAATCTTATTGACGTCTGTTTATGCTGGTGCCATGTACGGTGGGCGTATTTCGTCAATCTTACTGAACATTCCTGGTGATGAGCCTGCCATGATGACCTGTTTAGACGGTTATCCTATGGCAGTAAAGGGGAAAGCCGCGGAAGCATTAGCCATTTCGGCCATTGCCTCTTTTATTGGGAGTTTTATTGCGACTATTGGTTTAGTGATTCTGGCGCCAATCCTAGCAAAATTTGCCCTGAAATTTGGCCCGTCTGAATACTTTGCTTTGTTTGCGCTGGCGTTTGCCACTTTGGGTGGTATTACCGGTAAAAATCAATTTAAAACCCTAATGGCCGCGGCCATTGGTTTGATGATTGCCACTGTGGGGATTGATATTTCAACAGGGGTGCAACGCTATACGTTTAATACCCTTGAACTCTTTGAAGGGGTAGATTTCATCATTGCTATTGTCGGTTTGTTTGCCATCAGTGAGTTGTTGTTCTTCCTAGAACGACACGCAGGAGATGGTTTGAAACAAGTGGCCATTAATAAGCTGAAGTTAAGCGCGCAAGACATTATCAAAGTATTACCTGCTTCCATTCGCGGTGCTTTATTAGGCTTTGTGTCTGGTGTTTTACCGGGTGCTGGTGCGTCTTTGGGGAGTTTTATAAGTTACACGCTGGAAAAACGTACGTCTGATAAAGGTGAGTTTGGTAAGGGTGATCCTCGTGGCGTGGCTGCACCTGAAGCGGGTAACAATGGTGCCGCTTCAGGTGCCTTGGTGCCAATGCTGACGTTAGGTGTACCAGGTAGTGGTACCACCGCGGTTTTGCTGGCCATGCTGATCTCTTTAAATATTTCCCCAGGACCAATGTTGTTCCAGCAAAATGCGGACTTGGTGTGGGGGGTTATTGCGGCCATGTTTGTGGGTAACTTGGTATTGCTTTTGTTGAACATTCCTATGGTTGGGATTTTCGTTAAGCTGTTGAGTATTCCACCCAAATACTTGATGCCAATTGTTACCTTGATTGCGTCAGTGGGGATTTATTCAGTTAGTCACAGTGCGTTGGACTTGTACTTTATGGTGGGCTTTGGTGTCGCGGGATACATATTCCGTAAAGTGGACATTCCATTGGTGCCCATTATTTTAGGCATGTTGCTTGGACCCGAAATGGAAAAAAGCCTTCGCCATGCGTTAGTATTGTCCGATGGTGATTGGACTGTTCTGCTCAATAGTGGCCTGAGTATTGGTTTGTGGCTAGTGGCCATTTTAGGCTTGGTACTGCCGATATTGATCGGGCCTATTGTGCGAGCGAAAATGGCAAAATCTAAACATGTGGGTGATTAA
- a CDS encoding tripartite tricarboxylate transporter substrate-binding protein, protein MLKNLSLKSVLVSGAVALSMVGQAHAYEPARSAECIAPANPGGGWDFTCRSVGKVLVDQDYIKGNVQTVNMSGAGGGVAFAHTVSKRAKDDSLIVAASTATTTRLAQGQFPGMNSDQVKWVGTLGADYGIIAVGKDSKYTSLTQLLDALKEDPTSVKFAGGSASGGWDHLKVLMTAQKAQVKDLPKVRYLAFSGGSEALVQVVGGHVDAFTGDVSEVKGFMDSGDLRVLAVLSAERLPAPFNSIPTAMEQGIDSVAPNWRGFYVPGKASQASYDWWVNTMDELYQTQEWKDIMTKNGLMPFHKSGADFTQFVKNQTLDIQILSKDIGLIR, encoded by the coding sequence ATGCTTAAAAACCTATCTTTGAAGTCTGTTCTTGTGTCTGGTGCAGTCGCACTTTCTATGGTTGGACAGGCTCATGCCTATGAACCTGCTCGCAGTGCTGAATGTATCGCTCCGGCCAATCCTGGTGGTGGTTGGGATTTTACTTGCCGTAGTGTCGGTAAAGTTCTAGTTGATCAAGATTACATTAAAGGTAATGTACAGACAGTGAACATGTCTGGCGCTGGTGGTGGTGTTGCATTTGCGCATACGGTCAGTAAACGAGCTAAAGATGACAGTTTAATCGTTGCAGCCAGTACTGCGACAACCACTCGTCTTGCTCAAGGTCAATTCCCTGGCATGAACTCTGATCAAGTAAAATGGGTAGGTACTTTGGGAGCAGACTACGGCATCATAGCGGTAGGTAAAGATTCAAAATACACTTCTCTTACTCAACTTTTAGACGCGTTGAAGGAAGATCCTACTTCTGTAAAGTTCGCAGGCGGTAGTGCGTCAGGTGGTTGGGATCATCTAAAAGTCTTAATGACGGCTCAAAAAGCCCAAGTGAAAGACCTGCCTAAAGTTCGTTACCTAGCCTTCAGTGGTGGTTCTGAAGCCTTGGTTCAGGTTGTTGGTGGACACGTTGATGCCTTCACCGGCGATGTTTCTGAAGTAAAAGGCTTTATGGATTCTGGTGACCTTCGTGTTTTGGCTGTGTTGTCTGCAGAACGTTTGCCAGCACCTTTTAATAGCATTCCGACCGCAATGGAACAAGGTATTGATTCTGTTGCACCAAACTGGCGTGGTTTCTATGTACCAGGTAAAGCCAGTCAAGCTTCTTATGATTGGTGGGTGAATACCATGGATGAGTTATACCAAACTCAAGAATGGAAAGACATCATGACCAAGAATGGTTTGATGCCATTTCACAAGTCTGGTGCTGACTTTACTCAATTCGTTAAAAATCAAACCTTGGATATTCAAATCCTGTCAAAAGACATTGGTTTGATTCGTTAA